The DNA window CCCTAACTTACTCTACAAAGTAGCTCTAAAAGGGTGAAGTCCCCCTACTTCTTCTCTTCTCCAAGTGGTGTGTGTTGAATGAGGGGAGAgggcctccttttatagcctcTCAGGACGGTTCCCATCATCTTTAAGTATGGAAACCTTAGCCACGGTTTTGAGGAAGCGTAGGGGTACTCCATGACAAAATGCACCTGGATGGGAACCTAtcttggttcggccgaaccagggtTAACCCTAGGTGAGCCTTCCCAGGCCCTACCTTCCTCTGGCTGGCTGGCAGGTGGGTCCTGGTGTTGATCCTTGGTGATTCGTGCCTTGGCGCATCCGTTTGGTCTGCCAGATGGGCCTTTCAATCCGTGTGCCTGCCTCTGATTGGTTGGAGGTGTATTTGTTGGCCTCTTGGGTTGATTTGCTTCAGGATGCGGGCCCTCCAATTCACGTGCTCGCATAGAACGCTCTGAAATATACTTTTTTCTTTGTTTAAGCGGTTTTCCTCTGTATGCACACACGATCTCCTATAAACAGTGATTCACCAAATCTTCTGGAAATGGTTAGTGTTAAACCCCTATCTCTCAGTTTTGGTGATTGTTTATCTTTGAGTGAAGCAAAAGTTGATAGTCGGATTTGTAACTTAATGACCGTCAACGGTGGTTGTGTGCTTCCTTCCCAGATATGCAACTCTGTGTTTGGCTGGAACCCTTGCCAAAATATGAGTACCATCAATAGTACCCACGTAGTCCTACATCATTGTATATAAGTTAGCCAGGCATCTTAAAGTTATGACTTGACTTACTAAAGTACGATCAGTGGGACATATCTTTGTGATCTTGAAATAGGGATACCACCTGCGTTTGTTTTGGATTTTAGAAAGTAACTGCATAACAAACTGAAACTATCAACTCATTTCTTAACTCACCTACTGCATACAAAACTTCTTGGAAATGCCTACTGATAGTTTCTGTAGATCTTCTAAAGGAAAGTTTTATGCAACTGAACCTTTGATTATGACCAACAACATGTAGGCATATAGCAACTTGCTCCTCAATGTTGCAGTGAATTGTATCTTTCAGTCAACGGATCACAAAGCTGGTAGATCACAAAGCTGGTAGAAAGCGGCCCTTCTCATCCTCATAAGCTCAACACATTAGGTATCAGTGTTGTTGAAGATGTAGGCTAGGTTATTTTGGCGCTGCTCATCTCTAGTAGACATTGGACCACAGGTGATAGATGGACGAGACTGACTCCTACACTTAGCAATAAACTAGGTACAGAGAACTACTACCATTGAAGCTTCCGTACACACCATCGTGAGACGCAACTCAGCAGGATCCATGGCTACATCATAGCATGTAACAAATAATCAATTACAAAAGAAgtagtgctgctgctgctgaaatATTGCATCTAATATAAGGTAAAATAGCACGGCTGCGACATTAAACATGCATCACCCAGTGCCAACATACATCATCAACCACTTCAGAGAGCTTAGAAAACGTCCAGTTTCAATTTCAATACAATAGATCTAGCCTTATCCTGTCAGGATAAATGAGACACCACGAGTTCAGTACTACTACTTTATGCAAGTGCTCCAGATCTACGAGATACCGCAAAGAAAACTTCAAGGTAACATGCAGATCTACACATGAACGGACATAAAAGAGTACACATTCAACTAGCCGGACCACGAAGTTCAACTGGGCTGGGCTCCCATGGAATCGAATCGATGGCCTCGCGCGTTAAGCAAGCAACCAGGAGGCAGCGGTGTCAGCCGGGTCAGCCGAGCAGccgatccttcctttttcttcttctgcTGGTTTCCCGAGCAGCCGAGCAGTAGTGGCTTGGGCTCGGCCCCTATTTACCCCAACTGCCATCATGGCCTTTTCACATGACCGTTGCTGGGACTGGAGGAGAGAGAGGCAGGCAGACAGGCAGCAGTGGCACGTGTCGTAATACAGAGGGAAACCCAGGGGCCCCAACCAGGCCCAAAAGCGGCGGGTGCATcgtctccttccccttcctctccgtCTGGTCCGACCGACGAGGGCCGCAACACGAGATCGAGATGGAATCTGCCGCCGATtacccccctcccctccccaccTTCTTCCGCTccgccctccccctcctcctcgcctcccTCGTCGGCGCCAACCACACCTCCGCCGGCTTCTGCTCCCGCTAGATCCCCCCCACCCcacctcccctccgccgccagaTCCACCCACATCATGCGGGCCCTCCTCAAGCGcgcgctcctcctcgccgtcgccgccctcggGCTCCGCCTCCTCTACGGAGCCTTCCTCGCCGTCTCTAGCGCCGCCAACGCCTGGCAGCTCTACCCGGCCACCGCCATCGCCACCGCCCGGAGGACCTACGTCCAGGCCGACGTCCCGGCCCCGGAGGCCTGGCGCACCCGCCACTGGCGCAGGGCCGTCGACTACCACGCAGCCGTGCTCGCGGACCACCTCGCCCATGGCATCCTCGCGCCGGCTTCCCGCGCCGTCTGCCTTGGCGGCGCGCACCAGGCGCTCGCCATGCGGGAGCTcggggtcgccgccgccgtcgccgtccagaagaacccgtctccgccgctcgtcgtcgccggcgaccaccgccgCCTGCCCTTCAAGTCCGACACCGTCGACTTCGTCTTCGCCGGCCGCGCTCTCGACTCCACCAAGCGCCCCGCCGATCTCGCCGCCGAGGCCGCAAGGATCTTAAAGCCACAGGCCCATCTCGTCCTCCTCACGTCCAGCGCCGCCGACGCATACAGCCTCCGCTCGCTTCAGGCGCTTCTGCCATCCCTACGCCTGCTCCGATCTCGCGAGATCAACGCCCAGGACGCGCCTTCCACCCTCCGGGAACTAGTCTTCCAGAAGATTCATGCTCACACTCCCGCCTACTCTACCGACTCCACACCCACTTCATCATCATCAGCTAACAACTGCTCAGTTGGGGATCACAAGCTCCACCTCGTCACGCACGCCGAGCCACTCATCCAGGAGGAGCCCCTCAAGCCATGGATCACGCTCAAGAGAAACATCAACAACATCAAGTACCTCCCAGCGCTCGCCGATATCAGCTTCAAGCGCCGCTACGTGTATATTGATGTCGGCGCCCGCAGCTACGGCTCCAGTATCGGCAGCTGGTTCCGCAAGCACTACCCTAAGCAGAACCACACCTTCCAGGTGTACGCCATTGAGGCCGACCCCGTGTTCCACTCTGAGTATGCCGCCAAGAAGGGTGTCACGTTGCTTCCATATGCAGCCTGGGTCAAGAATGAGACGCTCAAATTCGAGATCAATGGTGACCCTGGAAAGGAGGATGAGGCCAAGGCCAATGGCCGTGGCATGGGCCGCATCCGCCCTGCAGCCGGGAACAAGATGTCCGGTGAGGTCAGGAGTGTCCCAGCGTTTGATTTTGCCCAGTGGCTGAAGCAGACGGTGACGGAGCAGGACTATGTGGTGATGAAGATGGATGTGGAGGGTACAGAGTTCGATCTGATACCAAGGCTGTTCGATACAGGTGCCATCTGCTTGGTCGACGAACTGTTCCTGGAGTGCCATTACAACCGGTGGCAAAAGTGCTGCCCTGGCGAGCGGTCACCCAAGTATGACAACACGTATGAGGAGTGCCTGGACCTTTTCAGTTCACTGCGGGAGAGTGGCGTTCTTGTGCATCAGTGGTGGTAAAGGCTTGATTGCTAATATGGTATATTGCTTTCTGAACTATTTCGGTGCAGATAGAGTTGAGCAACAGATGAGTTACAGAAGTTTTTTTTTTACTAGGTAATTTATTTCCACACTGTATTCATTCTTCCTGTAAACATGGCAATTCACAAATTGAATTGTTTTATCTGGTAGGATCTGTAGTTAAGAGGAATCAGGTCAAGGGAAAGAAATGTACTTAGGGGTGGTTGGATTTCCATTGAAACTTGCTGTTGATTGAAATCACCATTGTTGAGCAATGAATTGATTGTTGACATTTTATTCTTGAAGTTCCACTTTGTACTAGAATGTGCTCACCAGTTTGGTTGCAATGACATTGACTTTGGTTAGGAAAATCAGGTTGTGGTAGGTGATGCATAATTTCAGATAAAGGGCAAGAAAAACACTGCCCTTGATTTTTGATTGTCTTGATAAAATGGTGAACCAAGCAAACAATTCAGTAATGGTGTGTTGTACATGAGCAATTTCCTTGGAAATGGAAAAATTGGTTACCGACACTGTACACACTATTCTGGCATTTGCAATGCTTGTACTACTCACTATTCTGGCTTGGAGCAGGCCCTGTTATGCCTGACCTCTATTTTGCATAAACTAACTAACTGTTCTCACTATTTATCCGTATGCTTGCGGCAATGGATGTAGTGCTAGACTATTTAGTTTGTTGGTGCAGATCCGACCGTGATCAAGGGCCAAGGCTGTGTCAGTCTGGCCTGCTCCATTGCCTGGCCTTTTCTGTCGTCTCCTCCACCCTTGCCAAAGATGACGAGTTCCAACCATAAGTTCAGGAAAGGATTACCTCTACCTCGTGTTGGAACCAACCACCATGTCATGTGGCACAGTGGCAGACACCAGACAGCACCAACCATCCATTTTTGCTTCGTTGCAGACTCATAAACAAGCTGTACATTTTTTCTTACAGGAACTCTTCAATGGGTTTCATTCCAGTTCCATCCTGATAAAACTGACTCTTCTCTCTCATAAGTTTCATGAAAAATAGCTTAAGCTGCCAATTAATCCATCGATAAATCCAATAAAATGGATTTATAACTAAAACATTACGAAAGGAATTTAGAGCCAAGGACCAGTTGTGCATAATTACAGTAAATAAAATATTATATGGCCTGTGTTGATTTGGCTTGTGGCTATGCTTGCTCGTTGGAACTTGCAACACTAACAAGGAAGAGGAGATCGAGGCAGGTCAGCAGGCTTTGTGTTGGTGAACTCGAGTGCTCGACTCTGCTTCACTGCTGGTGGGTCCGAAACGATGCCATTTGTTGCTGTTGCAGTCCGCCTTCCTCCGCAATCTCATCTTCTTGTTCTTCCCCTCCATCGTCCTCGTCACTGTTCACTCCATCTCcattctcctcctcctccgcccgtcCGCCGCCCGACTCGCCGTTCCTGTCCACCCGGACTTTGGAATGGCATAAGGTAGCTCTACCTTTCTTGGATGGATGGAAATGCAACCTCTCGTTCTAGGAGACTGGGGTTTTCTTCTTCTGCATTCCTCATCTCTTCTTTATTTGCCTTGAGTGACCAAACTGAATCCTTTGTCGCAAAATGTCCCATTTCTGCTGAATACGCAGATAGAGGAAGTGCTTAGAACAATAATCGCCTGTCCATCCAAGAGTTTATTTCCTAGTTAGTCATCCTGTCTATTTAATGTATTGTTATTATTCTGCACACAAATGCATCGATTTTTTTTACTAGCATAGACAAGATCCTTGTGCGGTCTTGCCATAGTTTTCTATTCAACGGCTCTGTTGATTTTTGCCTTAACGTAGGATATCTCGTGCTTGTAGAGTCTACATAGGGCAAAACATTAAATCAGCAGAAAAGATATTCGTGCTTGGATTGTTGTTTGGTTCTGTAGGAAACAATATCTTGCATAACTATAACAAACCCTATAACAACGCATTTGCTTACGAAATGGTGCTTGTGCCACCATGATCTTTGTTCCTGAAAACAAAAGGGAATGCATTTTCTCACGTGCAATGCCATCAGTAACCAAGACGCTTTGCCTTGTGCAGATTCTTAGTAACTGTCTTTAGAATTCCATTTTGGTCTGTAGTGAACTTTTTGTCTATAGCAGGCACTTCAGTTTGTGACCATGTGGTTCAATTAATATTGCTGACAAGATGATCAAGGGATCCACAGGCCACCATAACCACCCCATCAGTGCAGTTCGTAAGTGACATATTTCAGCAGCTGTTTCCGTTGTGCCAGCATTGTTGATATCTTTCAAACATTGCTGACAGATATAGGACAAAACTCACAATTCATACTTTTCTCACAGCATTCGAGGCCCTTCATAACGGATCATGGCATGGAGTTAATTCTATAAGGATACGGAATGGCGGTCTCTTTGTGAAATTTGTCTGCTGTGGATCCTCTGTCGAGCATAATATTGATGGGGACAATCTGCGGTTACATTCCAGAAAAGCAACTTGCTTAGATTGCTCGCATGTTCTCAGGCCAGGTGCTGATGTCTGTGTAAAGCAAGCAAGTTCCAGAGGAGAAACAAAGTCTTCTGTATGGCTCTTAACTATTTATTTGTATAATTTTAGAAATGCACTTTATTATATCTTTCACAGTATGGCATCATCTCACAGATGCTTTGTTTTCTTGTGCGCACAGGTACCATTGTATCGTGATGCAAGACTCATCAAAATCACGAAAAAACATTACGCAGACCAGTGCCTCTGCTTGTTTGCTGTTATTTTCTACAAAGACCAGTGCCCTGGCAGCAAAGGAAAAGTGATAGCTGGTACAATAGCCGAGGTGGTGACAATAGGTGATGTTTTCATCTTGCAAAAGCTCCAATATGGGGAGCTCCAGGATCGCAGCGTGCAATGGAGTTCTGCAGAGGATTGCCTCCATCATAATAGAAGCAAGCTGTTAAGTGCAAGATTCTCCACAGAAGTTACACACCTGATAGTTTTGTCTATCCTGAGGGGAATGGAATTCAACATCAAGGTGGTAGAAGGCAAGATCATTTATCAAATTACCAAAAGAGATGAAGTGCAGTATAGTGTTGATTCCATGAGCATACCTCCAGGTTTTGGCAAGAACATGGATATAATATCATACAAGCCACGTGATGAGGCTTTACGCCCAAGGATCAGAACGGTTCCAGTCATTCAGGTTAATAAACAAAACCTTGCAGAATACGGGTGTACCACTGAGATGAATGAATTGGATAGTGCACAAGATGTTGAAGTCTTATATGAGCGTGTGGACTTGAGACGCTCAAAGCGTATGAAAACTCAGCCAGACCGCTTTACTAGTTATGATGCACCTAATTTCAATCGAACCTACAAGAAGAAAGAGGACAATGCATCATCTACCATGAATGAAAATTCAGAGAGTGATTTGGATTGGGATTCACCGGTTCAGGAAGAATCAGGTAATGAAGAGGTGCTAGGAAATTCTGGGGTGAAGCAAACAGCTTTCAGCCCTTTCATGGTCAAGGAAGACCCAAGGTCCATGGATGGCCAGCGCAAGAACCCAATGAAAAGAACTCAGTGCTCTTCTCCTGTAAAGGAAAAACCAACCTCTGTGGAAATAGAAAAGAACACAACAGAGCAAAGATGCTCAGATTCTCACGTTCCACATACACCTGCAAAGAACAAGGAGAAGTACAGTCGTCCACCTTTATCATTTCGACTGAAGCCCTTTACTTCATCTCACAGCCTAGGTGGCAATAGTGAACCAGCATTCTGCCAAAAGAGGGGTAGGAAAAGAAAGAGACACATGCGTGAAAGAGAATACAAGGAAATGATAGACCAATGCATTGGAAATATCCAGTGTGAAATTGAGAGAGATTCTGACTTTAAGCTAGATGTCCAGATAATGAATTGTAGTGGAAATGCTTACCGAAAAGAGGATTTTACATGGTCGTCTTCCACTGATAGtcaagaggagaaggatgagtTTGAAGAACTGTGGAAAGAAATGGACTATGCATTGGCCTCACTAGAACTTCTTGAGCAAAACCAGGTCTGTGAAGCATGATTTTCTTTTGTAGTTGTTTTCTGAAAGGACCTTAAGTTTGTTTTCTGTAAGGGATTCAATCATACTTTTCGGTACACAATATGTGTTAATCCTCCTATTAGTAAGTTGGTGGGTATTGTTCAAACTGCAAAGTACAAAATTAAAGTATTTCAGAGAGCATAGTGATAACAACTTTAAAGGGATGCAGCATTTCTAACTAGTCTACATGTAAAGCTTTGGGTGTTATGTTTTTCCTAATAATGCTTTGAAATGATTAaattagtaatagtaaatctCCATATTTTGCTTGATATGTCCTTGTCATGTACTGTTACTTACCGAACTGGATTATAAAATGAACTAATTTACATTCTCTTGCACACATTTACCTATTACAAGCTAATTTTTTAATATGTTCTActatagaaatattttgttggtTTTGATCGTTTGGACCGGTTTCTAGCAAAATGAGTTTTTGGAGGGTCCACAAGGATTATAGATCAATGAACTCTATCATAGTTCCAAGATAATCATACTTGCCATAAATTACTTAATGTTCTTACAGGAAAATCTGCTACCTTTTGTTTTGTGGTTATAGTGTTATACAATAACAAATTTGGACTTCCAGATGCCAGATTCAGAAGCCACTCATGAGAGCGATACTGATTTAGGAAAAAGAGGAGAACACTGTCATCATGACTGCATACTGGATGAACAGCTTGGTCTAACCTGCAGATTGTGCAACGTCGTGTGCACTGAGGCAAAGGATATCTTTCCACCAATGGTAGCTTTCAAAACAAGATCAAACCATCATTTTCCTCTTTATTTTACTGGAGACCCATTATTGAATGGATTCATATTTTCATTCTTTGCAGTTCACTGGTAAGGACCATGAGAGGCCTGGACGGAGTGAATTTTGTCAACATGATCATGTGCTTGACCCTTCTTTTCTTGAGATCTGTGCACCACAATTCTCCAAATTTAAGGGATCTGGGAATGTGTGGGCTTCGATCACTGATCTTGAACCAAAGCTGCATGCTCATCAAAGAAAAGCATTTGAATTCATATGGAAAAACGTGGCAGGATCATTACACCTTGAAGAAATGGATGATCCGACAGAGAGTAGAGGTGGCTGTGTGGTTGCACATACTCCAGGAGCGGGTAAAACACTGTTGCTGATTTCATTTCTTGTCAGTTACTTGAAAGTTCACCCAAGAAGCCGACCATTGGTCCTTACTCCAAAAGCTGCAATCCATACATGGAAGAGAGAGTTTGAGAAATGGGGTACTTCGCTTCCTTTACATGTGCTCCACTACTCTAACGAAAGGGGCAAAGCAATGGGGACTCTTAGTTCAAAAATGCGGGCGATTTTTAAGAACTTCCGCCGACCATCCTGGAAAATGATGCGGATGATGGATAGTCTGGACAAACTGTGCAAGTGGCATGAGGATCCAAGCATTCTCCTCATGACATATCCTTCTTTCTTAGCGCTTACGAAAGAAGACTCAAAACTGCAGCATAGGGCGTTCATGGCGAAAGTTCTTATGAACAACCCTGGGCTACTGATCCTCGATGAAGGGCACAACCCAAGAAGCAACAAATCAAAGTTGAGAAAGCTACTGATGAAGGTGAAGACTGAATTTAGAATTCTCTTGTCCGGTACAGTCTTCCAGAATAACTTTGGAGAATATTTCAACACCTTAACATTGGCCAGACCTCGTTTTGTCAATGATGTTATGACGGCGCTAGTTGCAGAAGCGGACAGGGAAGCACAGAAAAGGACTGGTCATCAAGAAGCACTTGCGAGGCGTATTTTTGTGGAAAAAGTGGGACAAAAGATCGAGTCTAGTAGCGTAGATGACAGAGTGGATGGCATCTCTGTGTTAAACAAGCTTACTCGTGGATTCATTGATTCATTTGAAGGGACAGAACAGAACAATCTTCCAGGGATTCATGTGTATACCCTTTTCATGAAACCCACTGACATCCAGGAAGAGGTGCTGGCAAAAGTAACAATGCCCGTACCAGGCAATGCCCGTTACCCACTGGAGGTTGAGCTGCTCATCACAATTGCTTCTATTCATCCTTGGCTTATAAAAACAACCAAGTGTGCTAGCACTTACTTTACCCTAGAAGAAGTAGCTAGAGTTGAGAAGTACAAGAGGACTTACGCTGTTGGGTGCAAGTCAAAGTTTGTAATTGATCTTCTGCACAAGTCCTCATTCAGAGGGGAGAGGGTGCTGATATTTTGTCACAACGTGTCCCCGATAAACTTTCTCATCAAGCTGATAGAGATTGTGTTTGGGTGGCGTCTTGGGGAGGAAGTCCTGGTGTTGCAAGGTGATCAAGAGCTCCCTATGCGCTCGGATGTCATGGATAAATTTAACAGCGACAGAAAGGGAAAGAGGAAGGTGCTGCTTGCTTCAACAACAGCCTGTGCTGAGGGTATCAGTCTGACCGGTGCATCAAGACTAGTGATGCTGGATTCAGAGTGGAACCATTCAAAGACAATGCAGGCAATGGCAAGGGCATTCCGGCCTGGCCAGGAGAGAATGGTATATGTCTACCTTCTTGTGGCATCTGGGACATGGGAGGAAGATAAATACAACAGCAACAGGAGGAAAGCTTGGATTGCAAAGATGGTCTTCTTTGGGCGTTATGTTGACTATCCATTGCAAAAACATGTGACTGAAATCGATGATGAAGTTCTGAAGGAGCttgctgatgaagatgagaccAAAGCTTTCCATAGGATAGTGAAGCAGGACTGAGGAATGCTGCTGCTAGAGTCATACGTCCTATATTATGACCATCTCATGCTAAGAAAGCTTTGCATGGTGCTGCTATGGAAAAGGATCACTTCTGTAGTCTG is part of the Panicum hallii strain FIL2 chromosome 2, PHallii_v3.1, whole genome shotgun sequence genome and encodes:
- the LOC112881498 gene encoding uncharacterized protein LOC112881498; translation: MRALLKRALLLAVAALGLRLLYGAFLAVSSAANAWQLYPATAIATARRTYVQADVPAPEAWRTRHWRRAVDYHAAVLADHLAHGILAPASRAVCLGGAHQALAMRELGVAAAVAVQKNPSPPLVVAGDHRRLPFKSDTVDFVFAGRALDSTKRPADLAAEAARILKPQAHLVLLTSSAADAYSLRSLQALLPSLRLLRSREINAQDAPSTLRELVFQKIHAHTPAYSTDSTPTSSSSANNCSVGDHKLHLVTHAEPLIQEEPLKPWITLKRNINNIKYLPALADISFKRRYVYIDVGARSYGSSIGSWFRKHYPKQNHTFQVYAIEADPVFHSEYAAKKGVTLLPYAAWVKNETLKFEINGDPGKEDEAKANGRGMGRIRPAAGNKMSGEVRSVPAFDFAQWLKQTVTEQDYVVMKMDVEGTEFDLIPRLFDTGAICLVDELFLECHYNRWQKCCPGERSPKYDNTYEECLDLFSSLRESGVLVHQWW
- the LOC112881497 gene encoding SNF2 domain-containing protein CLASSY 1-like isoform X1, whose protein sequence is MIKGSTGHHNHPISAVPFEALHNGSWHGVNSIRIRNGGLFVKFVCCGSSVEHNIDGDNLRLHSRKATCLDCSHVLRPGADVCVKQASSRGETKSSVPLYRDARLIKITKKHYADQCLCLFAVIFYKDQCPGSKGKVIAGTIAEVVTIGDVFILQKLQYGELQDRSVQWSSAEDCLHHNRSKLLSARFSTEVTHLIVLSILRGMEFNIKVVEGKIIYQITKRDEVQYSVDSMSIPPGFGKNMDIISYKPRDEALRPRIRTVPVIQVNKQNLAEYGCTTEMNELDSAQDVEVLYERVDLRRSKRMKTQPDRFTSYDAPNFNRTYKKKEDNASSTMNENSESDLDWDSPVQEESGNEEVLGNSGVKQTAFSPFMVKEDPRSMDGQRKNPMKRTQCSSPVKEKPTSVEIEKNTTEQRCSDSHVPHTPAKNKEKYSRPPLSFRLKPFTSSHSLGGNSEPAFCQKRGRKRKRHMREREYKEMIDQCIGNIQCEIERDSDFKLDVQIMNCSGNAYRKEDFTWSSSTDSQEEKDEFEELWKEMDYALASLELLEQNQCYTITNLDFQMPDSEATHESDTDLGKRGEHCHHDCILDEQLGLTCRLCNVVCTEAKDIFPPMFTGKDHERPGRSEFCQHDHVLDPSFLEICAPQFSKFKGSGNVWASITDLEPKLHAHQRKAFEFIWKNVAGSLHLEEMDDPTESRGGCVVAHTPGAGKTLLLISFLVSYLKVHPRSRPLVLTPKAAIHTWKREFEKWGTSLPLHVLHYSNERGKAMGTLSSKMRAIFKNFRRPSWKMMRMMDSLDKLCKWHEDPSILLMTYPSFLALTKEDSKLQHRAFMAKVLMNNPGLLILDEGHNPRSNKSKLRKLLMKVKTEFRILLSGTVFQNNFGEYFNTLTLARPRFVNDVMTALVAEADREAQKRTGHQEALARRIFVEKVGQKIESSSVDDRVDGISVLNKLTRGFIDSFEGTEQNNLPGIHVYTLFMKPTDIQEEVLAKVTMPVPGNARYPLEVELLITIASIHPWLIKTTKCASTYFTLEEVARVEKYKRTYAVGCKSKFVIDLLHKSSFRGERVLIFCHNVSPINFLIKLIEIVFGWRLGEEVLVLQGDQELPMRSDVMDKFNSDRKGKRKVLLASTTACAEGISLTGASRLVMLDSEWNHSKTMQAMARAFRPGQERMVYVYLLVASGTWEEDKYNSNRRKAWIAKMVFFGRYVDYPLQKHVTEIDDEVLKELADEDETKAFHRIVKQD
- the LOC112881497 gene encoding SNF2 domain-containing protein CLASSY 1-like isoform X2, with the protein product MIKGSTGHHNHPISAVPFEALHNGSWHGVNSIRIRNGGLFVKFVCCGSSVEHNIDGDNLRLHSRKATCLDCSHVLRPGADVCVKQASSRGETKSSVPLYRDARLIKITKKHYADQCLCLFAVIFYKDQCPGSKGKVIAGTIAEVVTIGDVFILQKLQYGELQDRSVQWSSAEDCLHHNRSKLLSARFSTEVTHLIVLSILRGMEFNIKVVEGKIIYQITKRDEVQYSVDSMSIPPGFGKNMDIISYKPRDEALRPRIRTVPVIQVNKQNLAEYGCTTEMNELDSAQDVEVLYERVDLRRSKRMKTQPDRFTSYDAPNFNRTYKKKEDNASSTMNENSESDLDWDSPVQEESGNEEVLGNSGVKQTAFSPFMVKEDPRSMDGQRKNPMKRTQCSSPVKEKPTSVEIEKNTTEQRCSDSHVPHTPAKNKEKYSRPPLSFRLKPFTSSHSLGGNSEPAFCQKRGRKRKRHMREREYKEMIDQCIGNIQCEIERDSDFKLDVQIMNCSGNAYRKEDFTWSSSTDSQEEKDEFEELWKEMDYALASLELLEQNQMPDSEATHESDTDLGKRGEHCHHDCILDEQLGLTCRLCNVVCTEAKDIFPPMFTGKDHERPGRSEFCQHDHVLDPSFLEICAPQFSKFKGSGNVWASITDLEPKLHAHQRKAFEFIWKNVAGSLHLEEMDDPTESRGGCVVAHTPGAGKTLLLISFLVSYLKVHPRSRPLVLTPKAAIHTWKREFEKWGTSLPLHVLHYSNERGKAMGTLSSKMRAIFKNFRRPSWKMMRMMDSLDKLCKWHEDPSILLMTYPSFLALTKEDSKLQHRAFMAKVLMNNPGLLILDEGHNPRSNKSKLRKLLMKVKTEFRILLSGTVFQNNFGEYFNTLTLARPRFVNDVMTALVAEADREAQKRTGHQEALARRIFVEKVGQKIESSSVDDRVDGISVLNKLTRGFIDSFEGTEQNNLPGIHVYTLFMKPTDIQEEVLAKVTMPVPGNARYPLEVELLITIASIHPWLIKTTKCASTYFTLEEVARVEKYKRTYAVGCKSKFVIDLLHKSSFRGERVLIFCHNVSPINFLIKLIEIVFGWRLGEEVLVLQGDQELPMRSDVMDKFNSDRKGKRKVLLASTTACAEGISLTGASRLVMLDSEWNHSKTMQAMARAFRPGQERMVYVYLLVASGTWEEDKYNSNRRKAWIAKMVFFGRYVDYPLQKHVTEIDDEVLKELADEDETKAFHRIVKQD